The genomic region AATTAAACTTGGATTGGCATCCACGTAAACTGAAAAGTCGAAAAAATCACTGACGTAAATTTGTTCGGTTGTCGGTAATTGTAAAACGTTGATCCCTTCGACGATTAAAATATCGGGATCATCGATGATATCAAACTCATTCGGGATAATATCGTAGATTTGATGTGAATACTTGGGCGCTTTAACCGGCGCCACGTTATTTTTCACAGCGTTCAAGAAGCTGATTAACTGCGGCATATCGTAACTTTCGGGGAACCCTTTTTTATCGAGAATCCCTTTTTGTTTCAATTCAGAGGTTGAATATAAAAAGCCATCGGTCGTAATCATTTGGACCGTCTTATCTGGATAGACCCGACTCAGTAATAGCTGCAATAGACGCGCGGTGGTACTCTTACCAACCGCGACACTACCGGCGATGCCGATAATGAACGGTGTTTTGTGCGGTTTGATTTCTAAAAATTCAGACTGCTTAATTTGATTTTCTTGGAATTGTTCATACTTCATTTGTAATAAATGACGGAGTGGCACGTAAATGTCACTGACATCCGTTAACGAGATGCGGTCGTTTAAGCCGCTGACTTGCTGTAATTCATCGTCCGTAATGGCGGTGTATTTTTCGCCACGGCCGTGAAAATAACGCCATTCTTCTCGCGAGATTTCGTAATAGTTCA from Latilactobacillus sakei subsp. sakei DSM 20017 = JCM 1157 harbors:
- the coaA gene encoding type I pantothenate kinase; amino-acid sequence: MKNEMNYYEISREEWRYFHGRGEKYTAITDDELQQVSGLNDRISLTDVSDIYVPLRHLLQMKYEQFQENQIKQSEFLEIKPHKTPFIIGIAGSVAVGKSTTARLLQLLLSRVYPDKTVQMITTDGFLYSTSELKQKGILDKKGFPESYDMPQLISFLNAVKNNVAPVKAPKYSHQIYDIIPNEFDIIDDPDILIVEGINVLQLPTTEQIYVSDFFDFSVYVDANPSLIEKWFLERFDLLLDLAKDDPTNYYYPYAISDRASAFKMARRVWRDIDLRNLNDYILPTRNRADLILHKTKHHLIDKVFLRKY